In Carbonactinospora thermoautotrophica, the genomic stretch CTGGAGCAGTCGGTACGTGGTCTCGGCGCGTTCCCGGAAGCCGCCGAACATGGACTCCAGCGCGGCGACGAACGTCTGCACGTCGCTCAGCAGCTGGGTGCCGAGGATCCGGTTGAGGACGTTGCTGAACAGGCCCACGCTGGCGGCCAGCACCCGGGTGTACAGCCGGCCGCCGGCCTTGGCGGGCGCGGTCAGCAGCCGGATGAACCGGCCGTCGAGGAACGAGCCGAGGCGCTTGGGGGCGTCCAGGAAGTCCAGCGCGGACCGGCTGGGCGGGGTGTCGACGACGATCAGGTCCCATTCGCCGCGGGCGCGGAGCTGGCCGAGCTTCTCCATGGCCATGTACTCCTGCGTGCCGGCGAAGCTGGACGAGAGCGCCTGGTAGAAGGGGTTCGCCAGGATCTGCTGGGCACGGGCGGGGTCGGCATGGTTGAGCACGATCTCGTCGAACGTGCGCTTCATGTCGAGCATCATCGCTTGCAGCTCCCCGCCCGCGTCGGTGTCGATCCCGTCGACCTTCCGGGGGCTGTTGTCGAGCTTGCTGAGGCCCATGGACTGGGCGAGGCGGCGCGCGGGGTCGATGGTGAGCACGACGACGTGGCGGCCTCGCTCGGCCGCGCGCAGGCCGATGGCCGCGGCCGTGGTCGTCTTGCCGACGCCGCCGGAACCGCAGCACACGATGATCCGGGTGGCCGGGTCGTCGATCAGCTGGTCGATGGACAGCGGGTTGATCGTGGTCATGCGGCCCCCTGGTCTCGGAGGGCTTCGGCGAGCCGGTACAGCCCGCCGAGGTCGACCCCGTCGGTGAGCAGCGGCAGTTCGTACGTGGGGAGCCCGAGTTCGGCGATGGCGGCGCGTTCCTCGCGTTCCATCTGGATGCGCTGCGCGTGTTCCTGGGCCTCGTCGAGCAGGGCGGTCACCACGGTTTCGTCCACCTTCAGGCCGACCGCGTGCAGCGCCTCGCTCACCTCCTCGCGCGCGATCTGGCCGGCCGCGGCGCGGGTGAGCTGGTCGCCCAGCGGGTCCGGGCGGACCATGTTGACGATGACGCCGCCCACGGGCAGGTCGGCCGCCCGCAGCTCGGCCACGGCGTCCACGGTCTCCTGGACCGGCATCTCCTCCAGGACCGTGACACAGTGCACGGCGGTCGCCGGGGAGCGGATGACGCTCATGACGGCCTCGGCCTGGTGGTGGATCGGTCCGAACCTGGCCAGCCCGGCGACCGCCTGGTTCACGTTGAGGAACCGGGTGATCCGGCCGGTCGGCGGCGCGTCCATGACGACGGCGTCGTACACGAAGCGCCCGCCCTGCTTGCGCCGCACCGCCTCGCAGGTCTTGCCGGTGAGCAGGACGTCGCGCAGGCCGGGCGCGATGGTGGTGGCGAACTCGATCGCGCCGATCCGTTTCAACCCGCGGGCGGCCTGCCCGAGCTTGTAGAACATGGAGAGGTACTCGTACAGCGCCTGCTCGGCGTCGATGGCCAGGCCGTACACGTCGCCGCCGTCGCGGGCCACGGCGATGCGGCGTTCCTCGTACCCGAGCGGAGGCTGGTCGAAGAGCTGGGCGATGCCCTGCCGCCCCTCGACCTCGACCAGCAGCGTCTTCCGCCCGCCGGAGGCCAGCGCGAGGGCGAGCGCGGCCGCGACCGTGGTCTTGCCGGTACCGCCCTTGCCGGTCACCACGTGCAGCCGGACGCCGTCCCAGTCCGTGTCACGCGCGTTCACGATTGGTGAGCCTAGCCGTATGACGTGGGTCACAAACCGGCCGGACCGGTAAATTTGGGAGTCGGAGAATTCGGGCGGGTGACTTTATAGCCAGTAATTTTTGTTGAATATTCATCTCATAAGAGGTCTGATGACCATACCCAGCACCCCCTGGGGTCGCCCTGTCGCCCAGGCGGGTTCTGCCGTCATCGCCACCGCCACCGGCCTGCTCTTGCTCCGCGTCGTGGTCGGGCTCACCATGGCCGCGCACGGCTCGCAGAAGCTGTTCGGCTGGTTCGGAGGCGAGGGCTTCCAGGGCACGGCCAAGTCCTTCGCCGGACTGGGGTACGAGCCCGGGACCCTGTTCGCGGTGCTCGGCGGCAGCGCCGAGTTCTTCGGCGGCCTGCTGCTCGCCCTCGGCCTGCTCACCCCCCTCGGCGCTGC encodes the following:
- a CDS encoding ArsA family ATPase is translated as MTTINPLSIDQLIDDPATRIIVCCGSGGVGKTTTAAAIGLRAAERGRHVVVLTIDPARRLAQSMGLSKLDNSPRKVDGIDTDAGGELQAMMLDMKRTFDEIVLNHADPARAQQILANPFYQALSSSFAGTQEYMAMEKLGQLRARGEWDLIVVDTPPSRSALDFLDAPKRLGSFLDGRFIRLLTAPAKAGGRLYTRVLAASVGLFSNVLNRILGTQLLSDVQTFVAALESMFGGFRERAETTYRLLQAPGTAFIVVAAPEPDALREAAYFVERLSQEQMPLAGLVVNRVHQTRAPQLSVERSLTAAESLLDGGPVPPERARLAAGLLRLHAERMRVIAREHRLRERFTSAYPDVPVAEIPALPVDVHDLDGLRVIGTYLAKA
- a CDS encoding ArsA-related P-loop ATPase, whose product is MNARDTDWDGVRLHVVTGKGGTGKTTVAAALALALASGGRKTLLVEVEGRQGIAQLFDQPPLGYEERRIAVARDGGDVYGLAIDAEQALYEYLSMFYKLGQAARGLKRIGAIEFATTIAPGLRDVLLTGKTCEAVRRKQGGRFVYDAVVMDAPPTGRITRFLNVNQAVAGLARFGPIHHQAEAVMSVIRSPATAVHCVTVLEEMPVQETVDAVAELRAADLPVGGVIVNMVRPDPLGDQLTRAAAGQIAREEVSEALHAVGLKVDETVVTALLDEAQEHAQRIQMEREERAAIAELGLPTYELPLLTDGVDLGGLYRLAEALRDQGAA
- a CDS encoding DoxX family protein, whose protein sequence is MTIPSTPWGRPVAQAGSAVIATATGLLLLRVVVGLTMAAHGSQKLFGWFGGEGFQGTAKSFAGLGYEPGTLFAVLGGSAEFFGGLLLALGLLTPLGAAAVLGMMLNAIVAVHLKAGFFAATGGFEYPLLIAAAAATLGFTGPGRFALDAGRPWGRPSLVTGVGVLGVALAASVLALLVKAL